The proteins below are encoded in one region of Euryarchaeota archaeon:
- a CDS encoding Holliday junction resolvase, giving the protein MLSWGVQTGCKVGPRLIDERRPSRAGPSRHAGTVQLKTQDGLSATVSSVFERELKGLLSGDMDVVRKVTGALDQDVADSYGRIAKRPFMVVRAAGSLGVDLVALRGDICFPIEVKASSGMTIHLSNTTQMKVQAQKMLTDCGRAGIVPLYAYRKKNLRGRDPWRFYSLPAGGFTGAMRVLYERIPKAAVSDGGNFILRFDEGMPLASFIEYMTG; this is encoded by the coding sequence ATGCTTTCTTGGGGCGTCCAAACGGGGTGCAAGGTCGGCCCTCGTCTAATTGACGAGCGCAGGCCTTCACGGGCGGGACCCAGCCGCCACGCGGGAACGGTGCAATTAAAGACGCAAGATGGGCTATCCGCGACCGTGTCTTCGGTATTCGAACGGGAACTCAAGGGCCTCTTGTCAGGCGATATGGATGTGGTGAGGAAGGTGACGGGTGCCCTCGACCAGGATGTAGCGGATAGTTACGGGCGGATCGCGAAGCGCCCCTTCATGGTGGTGCGCGCTGCGGGTTCGCTTGGCGTGGACCTGGTGGCGCTACGAGGCGACATCTGCTTTCCGATCGAGGTGAAGGCCTCGAGCGGGATGACGATCCATCTTAGCAACACCACGCAGATGAAGGTGCAGGCCCAGAAGATGCTCACAGACTGTGGCCGGGCCGGCATAGTCCCGCTCTACGCTTACCGGAAGAAGAACCTGCGGGGGCGTGACCCGTGGCGGTTCTATTCGCTGCCTGCCGGCGGTTTCACGGGGGCGATGAGGGTCCTTTACGAGCGGATCCCGAAGGCGGCTGTGAGCGATGGGGGGAATTTCATCCTCCGCTTCGATGAGGGGATGCCTTTGGCGAGCTTCATCGAATACATGACGGGATAG
- a CDS encoding CBS domain-containing protein produces the protein MTTSPVTIPSEALVVDAARIMAENDVGSLIVVDHGAPVGIITERDLVVKVLAKNNGHSPVRDVMSSPVVTIGPETDVFDAARKMLRLGIRRLAVTDGTRLVGIVTERDLLAVSPTLIEATSELDRVRPQADSGPMQGKCDGCSTLSDRLMGRDGLLLCEDCLTED, from the coding sequence ATGACGACCTCGCCGGTCACGATCCCCTCCGAGGCCCTCGTTGTCGATGCGGCGAGGATAATGGCCGAAAACGACGTGGGAAGCCTCATCGTCGTCGACCATGGGGCGCCCGTGGGGATAATCACGGAGCGCGACCTCGTCGTGAAGGTGCTTGCCAAGAACAACGGGCATTCGCCCGTGCGCGATGTGATGTCCTCCCCTGTCGTCACCATAGGACCCGAGACCGACGTCTTCGATGCGGCGCGCAAGATGCTACGCCTAGGCATCCGGCGTCTTGCCGTGACCGATGGGACGAGACTCGTTGGCATCGTGACGGAGAGGGACCTTCTCGCCGTGTCACCGACGCTCATCGAGGCGACTAGCGAGTTGGACCGTGTGCGGCCACAGGCGGATTCTGGCCCGATGCAAGGCAAGTGCGACGGCTGCTCGACGCTCTCGGACCGCCTCATGGGCAGAGACGGGCTCCTCCTTTGCGAGGACTGCCTCACAGAAGATTAG
- a CDS encoding CBS domain-containing protein, which yields MKAKDLMTTDIISVDKDEKLEMVVSTMRKARISKVPVTEKGKLVGVITDGSIADELGSIKTKGMQASALHASSAMTKEFHSVGPDAEFGDIIEICKKDNVGLLPVVENGRLQGIITKADILKFVDSHAQLHTVMQRTLHAVHPGERVVHARRMMLDHGIERLPVIEQGKVVGMVGEYDIALGLDEFKKKYPPNHQAAQLKNFLVDDIMVRNVISARPETSIRDAAKTMLEKDVGALPVVDGTGKIAGMVTRTDLIRSGTNSNHHKVSGH from the coding sequence GTGAAAGCCAAAGATCTGATGACCACCGACATAATCAGCGTCGATAAGGATGAGAAACTCGAAATGGTCGTTTCGACCATGCGGAAAGCCCGCATCAGCAAGGTGCCCGTCACCGAGAAGGGAAAGCTCGTGGGCGTCATCACCGATGGAAGTATCGCAGACGAGCTCGGGTCGATAAAGACCAAGGGGATGCAGGCGTCTGCGCTTCACGCCTCATCCGCGATGACGAAGGAGTTTCACTCCGTAGGGCCGGACGCGGAATTCGGCGACATCATCGAGATATGCAAGAAGGACAACGTGGGACTCCTCCCCGTCGTCGAAAACGGGCGACTCCAAGGGATAATCACGAAGGCCGATATCTTGAAGTTCGTCGACAGCCACGCTCAACTACACACCGTGATGCAACGCACCCTCCACGCGGTACATCCGGGCGAGCGTGTGGTGCACGCGAGGCGCATGATGTTAGACCATGGGATCGAAAGGCTTCCCGTGATAGAACAAGGAAAGGTCGTCGGCATGGTGGGCGAATACGACATCGCCCTGGGGCTCGACGAGTTCAAGAAAAAATACCCCCCTAACCACCAGGCCGCGCAACTCAAGAACTTCCTCGTGGACGACATAATGGTCCGAAACGTGATATCGGCCAGGCCCGAGACCTCGATACGAGACGCGGCGAAGACGATGCTCGAAAAGGACGTCGGGGCGCTCCCGGTCGTCGATGGAACCGGAAAAATCGCCGGGATGGTCACGAGGACGGACCTCATAAGGAGCGGAACGAACTCGAATCACCATAAGGTCAGCGGGCATTAG
- a CDS encoding YbhB/YbcL family Raf kinase inhibitor-like protein, whose product MDPLTDSPKALTITSSDFTEGSPIPREYTCQGENVSPPITIGNVPAGAKALALIMDDPDAPRGTFLHWTFWNLPIERASLAKDADLEGFGAHEGQNGAGRTGYTGPCPPSGDHRYFFKAYALSEPLALARGADLANFTKAMEGKVLAWGELMGRYQKS is encoded by the coding sequence ATGGACCCATTGACGGACTCACCAAAGGCGTTGACCATCACGTCGAGTGATTTCACCGAAGGATCCCCGATCCCGCGCGAATACACTTGCCAAGGGGAGAACGTCTCGCCGCCGATAACCATCGGCAACGTCCCCGCCGGCGCCAAGGCCCTCGCCCTCATCATGGACGACCCCGACGCGCCGCGCGGCACGTTCCTCCACTGGACGTTCTGGAACCTCCCCATCGAACGGGCGTCCCTTGCAAAGGACGCCGACCTCGAAGGTTTTGGGGCGCACGAGGGTCAGAACGGCGCCGGAAGGACCGGGTACACGGGTCCCTGCCCGCCGTCAGGAGACCACAGGTATTTCTTCAAGGCCTACGCGCTCTCGGAGCCGCTCGCCTTGGCGCGGGGCGCGGACCTAGCCAATTTCACGAAGGCGATGGAGGGGAAGGTACTCGCATGGGGCGAGTTGATGGGGAGGTACCAGAAATCCTGA
- a CDS encoding class I SAM-dependent methyltransferase family protein, with product MRPGITRLVLQRYVRVASADAEEVRRRLVEARVLKIGLRVAKEGEDVLFPVEEGATLLGFKVESGLFDFEETPLLPRDYSEILDVPESLRALLPSSFDVIGDIIIIKLPPPLRSQKAEIGKALLKANKNAKVVAIDEGVKGELRLRRVEVVAGEDRTTTRHREYGLDLKVDVARAYFSPRLATERNRVTSQVRSGEVVFDMFAGVGPFAVMIAKNAAPERVYAVDLNPDAYALLVENVAANKVGGKVRAVLGDARDVATSLKGGVDRVIMNLPHGAEAFLQDAISATRPGGVVHFHFISSPDDAPRRTEYALDRSGASRRHEVRTIREVRNYSPEERHFVADIHFAD from the coding sequence ATGAGGCCGGGCATCACGAGGCTCGTGCTCCAGCGTTACGTGCGGGTCGCCAGCGCCGACGCGGAGGAGGTACGGCGCCGGCTAGTGGAGGCGCGCGTCCTGAAGATCGGATTACGCGTGGCGAAGGAGGGCGAAGACGTTCTTTTCCCGGTGGAGGAAGGTGCGACGCTTCTCGGCTTCAAGGTGGAAAGCGGCCTGTTCGATTTTGAGGAGACGCCCCTTCTTCCGCGCGATTATTCCGAGATCCTCGACGTGCCGGAGTCCTTGCGAGCGCTTCTTCCGTCGAGCTTCGACGTGATCGGCGACATAATAATCATCAAGCTACCGCCGCCGCTTCGAAGTCAGAAGGCCGAGATCGGCAAAGCACTCCTCAAAGCCAACAAGAACGCCAAGGTCGTCGCCATCGACGAAGGCGTGAAAGGCGAACTCCGTCTACGCCGCGTCGAGGTCGTCGCCGGCGAAGACCGGACCACGACGCGCCATCGCGAGTATGGATTGGACCTCAAAGTGGACGTCGCTCGGGCCTATTTTTCACCGCGCCTTGCCACCGAGCGCAATCGCGTGACCTCGCAGGTCCGTAGTGGCGAGGTCGTCTTCGACATGTTCGCCGGCGTCGGGCCTTTCGCCGTCATGATCGCCAAGAACGCCGCCCCCGAGCGCGTCTACGCGGTCGATCTCAATCCGGACGCGTACGCCCTGCTTGTCGAGAACGTGGCCGCGAACAAGGTGGGGGGCAAGGTTCGTGCCGTGTTGGGCGACGCACGGGACGTCGCAACGTCGCTCAAAGGAGGCGTCGACCGCGTGATAATGAACCTGCCGCATGGGGCCGAGGCGTTTCTCCAGGATGCGATCTCGGCGACGCGCCCGGGCGGCGTCGTGCACTTCCATTTCATCTCATCGCCCGACGACGCCCCAAGAAGGACGGAATACGCCCTCGACCGGTCCGGGGCGTCGCGTCGCCACGAGGTGCGCACGATCCGCGAAGTGCGCAACTACAGTCCCGAAGAACGCCACTTCGTCGCCGATATCCACTTCGCGGATTGA
- the dph5 gene encoding diphthine synthase, protein MSGLVFIGLGLHDEKDITLRGLEEARSCDALFLESYTSLQAPTSRKGLEKQVGKPITRVTRKDVEGGDAILAAASRGKAGLLVVGDSMAATTHIDLRLRAEKAGIRTSIVHNASIITAAAGSLGLQSYKFGRSTTLVISRPGFAPESPYDVVAANLAAGNHTLVLLDIDVESGRYMTANEGLSQLESISRKRGDGLIGEDTTCCVVTRVGGPSETAKAGPLKALASMDFGPPLHAIVVPGRLHDVEAEALRILAGLTTLG, encoded by the coding sequence GTGAGCGGACTCGTCTTCATAGGATTGGGCCTTCACGACGAGAAGGACATCACCCTGCGAGGCCTTGAGGAGGCCCGCTCGTGCGACGCGCTTTTCCTCGAATCCTACACGTCGCTTCAGGCCCCGACCTCGCGAAAAGGGCTTGAGAAGCAAGTGGGAAAGCCCATCACTCGGGTCACGCGAAAGGACGTCGAAGGCGGCGATGCGATCTTGGCGGCCGCATCGCGTGGAAAAGCGGGTCTCCTCGTCGTCGGCGATTCCATGGCCGCGACGACGCACATCGACTTGCGCCTTCGCGCCGAAAAGGCGGGCATACGCACGTCGATAGTGCACAACGCGTCGATAATCACCGCCGCGGCCGGATCCCTCGGGCTCCAGTCGTACAAATTCGGCAGAAGCACGACGCTCGTCATCAGCCGGCCGGGCTTTGCGCCGGAAAGCCCGTACGACGTCGTCGCGGCGAACCTTGCAGCTGGAAACCATACGCTCGTGCTCCTTGACATCGATGTCGAGTCGGGGCGTTACATGACTGCGAACGAGGGACTTTCTCAACTCGAGTCGATAAGCCGCAAGCGCGGCGACGGGCTCATCGGGGAAGATACGACCTGTTGCGTCGTTACGCGCGTCGGGGGCCCGAGCGAGACCGCGAAGGCCGGCCCGCTCAAGGCATTGGCGTCCATGGACTTCGGGCCGCCGCTCCACGCGATCGTCGTCCCGGGGCGTCTTCACGACGTCGAGGCCGAGGCCCTTCGGATCCTGGCCGGTCTTACGACCTTGGGCTGA
- a CDS encoding fibronectin type III domain-containing protein — MLLGGLSPLIVDSSQAHGAELVAVLPYEALGTSAVMAGSDVFVFGGFDNDASYFDSIVRFNTTTKVVTTMAATLPGPRAWTSAVWDGEAAYVFGGYGATCPGCSKAPLRDIIKYDPSTDTAVELTAEFPTGRRGTSAVWNGSKAFIFAGETPGGLSSSVSTFDPVTGVVASASGAFSSGRTETSAIWDGRNAYVFGGRGCATSSGYCSQITRYNTTTGTTTVMGATPPEELASTSAAWDGYAAHVFGGRRCDGQCYYEWKVFRYDTTTGSLTTAPAGSIYPRYGIGAATDGNGIYLFGGGVEQDHFPDPVGYAYSTIFNYTLTPAGTGSVLAIAGPGRGETRVTWGPPASNTTLGPITGYALYRQPPIGIFSQIASLPSTARSYNDTGLGDNETWEYYVTAFNYAGEGEDSNLASVTTYGLPSAPRNLAAVAGPGRLQVSLTWSGPASSGGAGVAGYTVYRGPVGGPLSSVALVPSNTFTDSGLTDGASYEYRVSARNLVGEGPLSAAVVATAYNATAPSAPTDLVAIPSGIGTVRLTWEAAADGGRPITGHVVYRGHFVPACACFLYGPLDAGPGTQFTDTNVPTGIYQYKVAARNVVGLGPQSAGAHTVAAR, encoded by the coding sequence ATGCTTCTCGGGGGCCTGTCACCGTTGATCGTCGACTCGTCGCAGGCGCATGGCGCCGAACTCGTCGCCGTTCTCCCTTACGAGGCGCTCGGGACGTCGGCCGTGATGGCGGGAAGCGACGTGTTCGTGTTCGGAGGGTTCGACAACGACGCCTCCTATTTCGACTCGATAGTCCGGTTCAACACGACCACCAAGGTCGTGACCACGATGGCCGCGACGCTTCCCGGTCCGCGGGCGTGGACGAGCGCCGTCTGGGACGGTGAAGCGGCCTACGTCTTCGGCGGTTACGGAGCGACCTGCCCCGGGTGCTCCAAAGCGCCGCTGCGGGACATCATCAAGTACGACCCCTCGACCGATACGGCCGTGGAACTCACGGCGGAGTTTCCCACGGGCCGACGCGGGACGAGCGCCGTGTGGAACGGTTCGAAGGCGTTCATCTTCGCAGGGGAGACGCCCGGCGGACTCTCGTCGAGTGTGTCGACCTTCGATCCGGTGACCGGCGTGGTCGCGAGCGCTAGCGGCGCCTTCTCGAGTGGACGGACGGAGACGAGCGCGATCTGGGACGGGCGAAACGCCTACGTCTTCGGCGGCCGCGGGTGCGCCACCTCTTCCGGGTACTGCTCGCAGATCACGAGGTACAACACGACGACGGGCACAACGACCGTGATGGGCGCGACGCCACCGGAGGAACTCGCCTCCACGAGTGCTGCGTGGGACGGTTACGCCGCGCACGTGTTCGGCGGAAGGCGCTGCGACGGTCAATGTTACTATGAGTGGAAGGTCTTCCGGTACGACACGACGACCGGAAGCCTCACGACGGCGCCGGCCGGAAGCATCTACCCACGCTACGGCATCGGAGCGGCCACCGATGGCAACGGCATCTACCTCTTCGGAGGCGGCGTGGAGCAAGATCATTTCCCCGACCCCGTCGGTTACGCGTACTCCACGATCTTCAACTATACCCTCACACCGGCCGGCACGGGAAGTGTCCTGGCCATCGCGGGGCCGGGTCGCGGCGAGACACGGGTCACATGGGGTCCACCCGCCTCTAACACGACGCTCGGCCCCATCACGGGCTACGCGCTCTACCGGCAACCGCCCATCGGGATCTTCTCGCAGATCGCGTCGCTCCCATCGACGGCCAGGTCGTACAACGACACCGGCCTCGGCGACAACGAGACGTGGGAATACTACGTGACGGCCTTCAACTACGCCGGGGAGGGCGAGGATAGCAACCTGGCGTCCGTGACTACCTACGGACTCCCATCGGCGCCTCGAAACCTCGCGGCGGTCGCAGGGCCTGGCCGACTCCAGGTGAGCCTCACGTGGTCGGGGCCTGCGAGTTCGGGCGGCGCGGGGGTCGCCGGTTACACCGTGTACCGGGGCCCCGTGGGCGGACCTCTTTCGAGCGTCGCGCTGGTCCCCTCCAACACTTTCACCGATTCCGGCCTCACGGACGGCGCCTCCTACGAATACCGGGTGTCCGCGAGAAACCTCGTCGGGGAGGGACCGTTGAGTGCGGCGGTTGTGGCGACGGCGTACAACGCCACCGCGCCATCGGCGCCTACCGACCTCGTCGCGATCCCGTCCGGTATCGGCACGGTCCGCCTCACTTGGGAAGCTGCGGCGGACGGAGGTCGCCCGATAACGGGCCACGTCGTTTACCGCGGCCATTTCGTCCCCGCGTGTGCCTGCTTCCTATACGGGCCTCTTGACGCGGGACCGGGGACGCAGTTCACGGACACGAACGTGCCCACGGGCATCTATCAATACAAGGTGGCGGCGCGTAAC